Below is a window of Culturomica massiliensis DNA.
ATTAAATTCTACCTTTGTCCGACAGAATCAAAAATACTGCTATCTGTGTCTCTCAAAAGAAATCTGATCGCCTTATATCTGATAAAGGTTTCCAAATGGTTTACCTTGGTCATGCCTGTCATCGTACTTTTCTACGAAGAAAACGGCCTGAATCTAAAAGATATATTTCTTTTGAAGAGCGTGTATTCCATTGCAGTCGTCGCTTTCGAAATTCCGGCCGGTTACCTGGCCGATGCCTGGGGACGCCGGAATACTTTGATTTTAGGTTGTACGTTAGCTTTCGGGGGCTTTCTTTGTTATTCTTTTTCCTACACCTTAGGAGCTTTCTTTTTAGCTGAAGTGCTGTTAGGAACGGGACAAAGCATGGTTTCAGGGGCTGATTCGGCCCTGCTGTACGACACCATGCTCGGCAATCGGCGGGAAGACGAATACCTCAAATACGAAGGAAAAGTTACTATGATCGGGAATTTTTCAGAAGCCGGTGCGGGTTTGGTCAGTGGCTTTCTGGCAGCTTATTCTCTCCGTCTCCCTTTCTATTGCCAGACACTTATTGCTTTTATCGGAATACCGGCAGCCCTGATGTTAAAAGATTATTCCACCCGGGTCAAAGTAACCAATCCGGTTGCCAATATTTTACACATTATCCGTTATTCCCTGATCACCAATAAAAACCTGTGTTACGATATCATGTTCTCCGGAATCATCGGTGCCGCAACCCTGACAATGGCCTGGTTCGTTCAACCGATACTGATGGCCATCGATACGCCGACCACACTATACGGTATTATATGGACCGTCTTAAACATGACAGTAGGAATAGCTGCTTTATATTCCGATAAATTAAACCGATTATTGGGAGAGAACCGGACCTATCTGTTGATTTTGATATTCATCTCCGGCGGTTACCTCCTGGTAGCTTATAATATCAGTTATTTCGGTCTGTTCCTGCTTTTTCTCTTCTACATCGTCAGAGGCTTTGCCACTCCCATCCTGAAAGGCTATATCAACAAGCAGACTTTCTCAGAAATGCGGGCGACGGTACTTTCCATTCGTAATTTCATCATTCGCTTATTGTTTGCTGCAATGGCCCCTTTTATCGGATGGCTCAGCGATGCCTATTCCCTCTCCGCGGCATTACAAGTGACAGCACTGATTATCTTTATTCCGGGACTGGTATTTTTACTTTTACAATGGAAAAAACATTAAAAGGATTAAACAAACAACCGTTACTCCAATTTGCGGCTAACTAGCACGACGAGGAGTATTTTCCACATACAGTCACTCCGGATTTCTTATTTACTTCTTGAATACAGCCATGTCCATTTATGCCAGATAGCTTCCAACGGCCCTTGTTTATGCCTGTTCAACCACCATTTGCAAAATTGTACCTGTAAAACAAACAAAATAAGACCGATAAATAAACTGAAAGTATATCCGCAATAAGGGGCAAGATAAAGTCCGAAAGGAAAATAAACAAAGGCTCCCAACAGGGATTGTGTAATGTAATTGGTAAGACTCATTTTACCATAAAAACACAAACCCGAAACGGTTTTACGAAATTTTTCATTCTGATAAAGCAATACAAAAGAGGCGATCAACACAAAGGTAAATGCCAACTTCTGCCACATATCGAATGCCGTTCCAACGGTTTGCTGTATCGATGTGTTATTTTCCATAACCACTTCTTTCAACTGGTATAACGGTGCGAAAAAAACGGCACCGAT
It encodes the following:
- a CDS encoding MFS transporter, with amino-acid sequence MPVIVLFYEENGLNLKDIFLLKSVYSIAVVAFEIPAGYLADAWGRRNTLILGCTLAFGGFLCYSFSYTLGAFFLAEVLLGTGQSMVSGADSALLYDTMLGNRREDEYLKYEGKVTMIGNFSEAGAGLVSGFLAAYSLRLPFYCQTLIAFIGIPAALMLKDYSTRVKVTNPVANILHIIRYSLITNKNLCYDIMFSGIIGAATLTMAWFVQPILMAIDTPTTLYGIIWTVLNMTVGIAALYSDKLNRLLGENRTYLLILIFISGGYLLVAYNISYFGLFLLFLFYIVRGFATPILKGYINKQTFSEMRATVLSIRNFIIRLLFAAMAPFIGWLSDAYSLSAALQVTALIIFIPGLVFLLLQWKKH